The following are from one region of the Cetobacterium somerae genome:
- a CDS encoding uracil-xanthine permease family protein: MQRNKSPYDLNGVPDLNTAIPLGLQHIMAMFMGNITPIIIVAGILGFTQDIKINLIQATILVAGLNTLVQVYTLGPMGAKLPVVVGTNFSFAPVAISVASKFGYEGVLGAALIGGIFEAFLGFHMKRIRKFFPPIVTGTVILAIGLYLLPVGINSFAGGYGASDFASKENLILGTIVLAVVIFFKEFTKGVTSSGAIFIGTVVGTVIAFLMGKIDITPLLQADIVSIPRPFSFGYSFHIEAIIPMVMMFVVSAIETMGDMSGITMGGAKRELKDRELKGGIICDGIGSAFATIFSVLPTTSFSQNTGIIAMTGVMSRFVVGIGALFLVISAFIPKVAAAFTLVPQSVIGGSLVMIFSMISISGINLINQEPLEGRNAVILAVSLGLGYGIGLVPGVIEAFPESIRYIFTDSGFVVAGTLAVVMNLILPKKNEKVEVSVA; encoded by the coding sequence ATGCAGAGAAATAAATCACCTTATGACTTAAATGGAGTGCCGGACTTAAATACAGCGATTCCTTTAGGTTTACAACACATTATGGCAATGTTTATGGGAAATATAACACCTATAATAATAGTTGCTGGAATACTTGGTTTTACTCAAGATATAAAAATAAACTTAATACAAGCAACAATACTTGTAGCTGGGTTAAATACTTTAGTCCAAGTTTATACATTAGGACCTATGGGAGCTAAATTGCCTGTAGTTGTAGGAACAAACTTTTCTTTTGCACCAGTGGCTATATCAGTAGCTAGCAAGTTTGGGTATGAAGGAGTTTTAGGAGCAGCATTAATAGGAGGAATTTTTGAAGCTTTTTTAGGATTTCATATGAAGAGAATAAGAAAGTTTTTTCCACCAATAGTTACAGGAACTGTAATATTAGCTATAGGATTATACCTTTTACCAGTTGGAATAAATAGTTTTGCAGGTGGATATGGAGCGTCTGACTTTGCATCTAAAGAGAATCTAATTTTAGGAACAATAGTTTTAGCAGTGGTAATATTTTTTAAGGAATTTACAAAAGGTGTAACAAGTTCAGGAGCGATTTTTATAGGAACAGTAGTGGGGACAGTAATAGCTTTTTTAATGGGAAAGATAGATATAACTCCACTTTTACAGGCAGATATAGTGAGTATACCAAGGCCATTTTCATTTGGGTATTCATTTCATATAGAAGCAATTATTCCTATGGTAATGATGTTTGTAGTATCTGCTATAGAAACGATGGGAGATATGTCAGGAATTACAATGGGTGGTGCTAAAAGAGAATTGAAAGACAGGGAGCTTAAAGGTGGAATAATATGTGATGGAATAGGAAGCGCATTTGCAACTATATTTTCAGTATTACCAACGACGTCGTTTAGTCAAAATACAGGTATAATTGCTATGACAGGAGTAATGAGCCGATTTGTTGTGGGAATAGGTGCGCTATTTTTAGTAATAAGTGCATTTATACCAAAGGTTGCAGCAGCTTTTACATTAGTTCCTCAAAGTGTTATAGGTGGAAGTTTAGTAATGATTTTTTCTATGATTTCAATTAGTGGAATAAATCTTATAAACCAAGAACCATTAGAAGGAAGAAATGCAGTTATATTAGCAGTTTCGTTGGGACTAGGATATGGAATAGGATTAGTTCCAGGAGTGATTGAAGCATTCCCTGAAAGTATAAGATATATATTTACAGATTCAGGATTTGTTGTAGCTGGAACTTTAGCAGTTGTGATGAACCTGATATTACCTAAGAAAAATGAAAAAGTAGAGGTTTCTGTAGCATAA
- a CDS encoding DUF4402 domain-containing protein translates to MSLILSLFLLTFSNIFSSNISEESMNINATVIKPLKVIHNGDINYGKVIQGSTHSTNGHIFIIYGEPGQNVDISLNDKNLNGFKKNISLFHEKSDSNILNVSLKNTNDDGKNTKLNEKGEYKYSFDTELTVPKNAPIGNYSGTLTMKVKFK, encoded by the coding sequence ATGTCATTAATTTTAAGTTTATTTTTATTAACTTTTAGTAATATATTTTCTTCTAATATTTCAGAAGAAAGTATGAATATCAATGCTACTGTTATAAAGCCTCTAAAAGTCATCCATAATGGTGATATTAATTATGGAAAAGTTATACAAGGCTCTACTCATTCAACTAATGGTCATATTTTTATAATATACGGTGAACCTGGACAAAACGTTGATATCTCTCTTAACGATAAAAACTTGAATGGTTTCAAGAAAAACATCTCTCTTTTTCATGAAAAAAGTGATTCAAATATTTTAAATGTTTCTTTAAAAAATACAAATGATGATGGTAAAAATACAAAACTAAATGAAAAAGGAGAATATAAATATTCTTTTGATACTGAACTTACAGTTCCTAAGAATGCACCAATTGGAAACTATTCTGGAACTTTAACTATGAAAGTTAAGTTTAAATAG
- a CDS encoding DUF4402 domain-containing protein yields MKKLLILLSLTTTMTAFGVTSNDQATMNIKATVIKPLTIIAKNMEFGTVIQGTKATATGQYTIDGEPGEKFEVTLSNLSSLKRNGSEDTLDISFNNFVIPHNLDNAGKASFDMVGTINPTTETVTGIYTGSITARVQYQ; encoded by the coding sequence ATGAAAAAATTATTAATACTTTTATCTTTAACTACTACTATGACAGCTTTTGGTGTAACTTCAAATGATCAGGCTACTATGAACATTAAAGCTACTGTGATTAAACCACTAACTATTATAGCTAAAAATATGGAATTTGGAACTGTAATTCAAGGAACTAAGGCAACAGCTACTGGACAATACACTATTGATGGAGAACCAGGAGAAAAATTTGAAGTCACTTTATCTAACTTATCATCTTTAAAAAGAAATGGAAGTGAAGATACTTTAGATATTTCTTTTAATAATTTTGTTATTCCTCACAATCTAGATAATGCTGGAAAAGCAAGTTTTGACATGGTTGGAACAATAAATCCTACTACTGAAACTGTAACTGGTATATATACAGGTTCTATAACTGCTAGAGTTCAATATCAATAA
- the recG gene encoding ATP-dependent DNA helicase RecG — MIKIYIDIYKEIELFNIKGVSSATYSKLKKLNIETLHDLIYYFPRAYDDRTNIKKIGELRGDEYVVLKGNIMNISAPPTRTGMKMIKATVNDGTGVLEVVWFQRPYLRNSLKIGEEYIFIGNVKRGYTFQMVNPEFKLYKGQENTGEILPIYSAIKELNQNSLRRILKEALKNYLDIFQENIPEEIIKKYKLMNRKNALKEIHYPTNPRNLEEAKRRFAIEELLILEMGILQKRFEIDLTNAGLYEIKGNKKLVSKFLESLCFSLTTAQKKVITEIYKGINAGKIINYLIQGDVGSGKTIVAVLLLLYMVENGYQGVFMAPTEILATQHYLSIYETLELLGVKVELLTGSVKGKKKVELLDRIKTGVTNIVVGTHAIIEDSVEFQKLGLIVIDEQHRFGVLQRKRLRDKGVLANLIVMSATPIPRSLALSIYGDLDVAVIDELPPGRKPIKTKWISEEEDEEKMYHFIDKKLKEGRQAYFVASLIDESEKLSAKSTEELYNEVLKNLPGYRVGILHGRMKNKEKDEVMHLFKNQKLDILVSTLVIEVGVNVPNSSIMVITNSERFGLATLHQLRGRVGRGEHQSYCFLLSNTENDNSAARLRVLESTEDGFKIAEEDLRLRKAGEIFGVKQSGLSDLKFIDIVHDVKTIKLVKDICMEYLKENKGKINNQVLQWDIDEKFNKSLTS, encoded by the coding sequence GTGATTAAGATATATATAGATATTTATAAAGAGATAGAACTTTTTAATATAAAGGGAGTTTCAAGTGCAACATATTCGAAGTTAAAAAAATTAAACATAGAAACACTTCATGATTTGATATATTACTTTCCAAGAGCTTATGATGATAGAACAAATATAAAAAAAATAGGTGAATTACGAGGAGATGAATATGTTGTATTAAAAGGAAATATAATGAATATATCTGCTCCTCCTACAAGAACAGGAATGAAAATGATAAAAGCAACAGTAAATGATGGAACTGGAGTTTTAGAAGTTGTATGGTTTCAAAGACCTTATTTAAGAAATAGTTTAAAAATAGGAGAAGAGTATATTTTTATAGGAAATGTAAAAAGAGGATATACATTTCAAATGGTAAATCCAGAATTTAAACTGTATAAAGGACAAGAAAATACTGGTGAAATTTTACCTATTTATAGTGCTATAAAAGAGTTGAATCAAAACAGTTTAAGAAGAATTTTAAAAGAGGCGCTAAAAAATTATTTAGATATATTTCAAGAAAATATACCAGAGGAAATAATAAAAAAGTATAAACTTATGAATAGAAAAAATGCTTTAAAAGAAATTCATTATCCAACAAATCCAAGAAATTTAGAGGAGGCAAAAAGGCGTTTTGCAATAGAAGAACTATTAATATTGGAGATGGGAATACTTCAAAAGCGTTTTGAGATAGATTTGACTAATGCGGGTTTATATGAAATTAAAGGAAATAAAAAGTTAGTTTCGAAGTTTTTAGAAAGTTTATGTTTTTCATTAACAACTGCTCAAAAAAAAGTTATAACAGAGATATATAAAGGTATAAATGCTGGAAAAATAATAAATTATTTAATTCAAGGAGATGTAGGAAGTGGAAAAACGATAGTTGCGGTATTGTTACTTTTATACATGGTAGAAAACGGTTATCAGGGAGTTTTTATGGCTCCGACAGAGATTTTAGCAACGCAACACTATTTGTCTATTTATGAAACTTTAGAATTATTAGGAGTAAAAGTTGAACTTTTAACTGGAAGTGTAAAAGGAAAAAAGAAAGTTGAACTATTAGATAGGATAAAAACAGGAGTAACAAATATTGTAGTAGGAACTCATGCTATAATAGAAGACAGTGTTGAATTTCAAAAATTGGGATTAATAGTTATAGATGAGCAGCATAGATTTGGAGTTTTACAAAGAAAAAGGCTTAGAGATAAAGGTGTTTTAGCAAATCTTATTGTTATGAGTGCGACTCCTATTCCGAGGTCCTTAGCTTTGAGTATATATGGAGATTTGGATGTAGCAGTAATAGATGAGTTACCTCCTGGAAGAAAGCCCATAAAAACTAAATGGATTAGTGAAGAAGAGGATGAAGAAAAAATGTATCATTTCATAGATAAAAAATTAAAAGAGGGACGTCAAGCATATTTTGTGGCTTCTTTAATAGATGAAAGTGAAAAGCTTTCGGCTAAATCCACAGAGGAGTTATATAATGAAGTTCTAAAAAACTTACCAGGATATAGAGTTGGAATTTTGCATGGAAGAATGAAAAACAAAGAAAAAGATGAAGTTATGCATCTTTTTAAAAATCAAAAACTAGATATCTTAGTTTCTACTTTAGTTATTGAGGTTGGAGTAAACGTTCCTAATTCAAGTATAATGGTAATAACAAACTCTGAACGTTTTGGGCTAGCAACATTACATCAACTTAGAGGAAGGGTTGGAAGAGGAGAGCACCAATCCTATTGTTTCTTACTTTCAAATACAGAAAATGATAATTCAGCAGCAAGACTTAGAGTTTTAGAAAGTACTGAAGATGGATTTAAAATAGCAGAGGAAGATTTGAGATTAAGAAAAGCTGGAGAGATTTTTGGTGTAAAACAGAGTGGATTAAGTGATCTTAAATTTATAGATATAGTTCATGATGTTAAAACAATAAAGTTAGTTAAAGATATTTGTATGGAATACTTAAAAGAAAATAAAGGCAAAATAAATAACCAAGTTCTCCAATGGGATATTGATGAAAAGTTTAACAAAAGTTTGACCTCTTAA
- a CDS encoding proline--tRNA ligase: protein MRLSKYYVKTLKETPKEAEVISHKLLLRSGMIKRLASGVYTYLPLGLKALKKVENIVREEMDRAGAQEIFMPVLQPAELWKESGRWDVMGAEMMRIQDRHSREFALGPTHEEVITDIIRNDISSYKSLPLNLYQIQTKFRDERRPRFGLMRGREFMMKDAYSFHANKESLDEEFENMKAAYTRVFERCGLKFRAVEADSGAIGGSGSQEFHVLAESGEDEIIYCTSCDYAANVETATSTIVELPKAETLEVKLVDTPNVSKIVDVVEYLNVPVEQTVKAMMYKDVVTDDVYMVLIRGDFEVNEVKLKNIIDTIDVVLLTDSELENLGLVKGFIGPVGADLTKIKVIADKSIVGISNHTAGGNKLDTHYINVNYGRDYEAEVVADVRTVVVGEKCPKCGGELASARGIESGHIFKLGDKYSKALNASFLDENGKSQIMEMGCYGIGVSRTMASAIEQNNDENGIIWPSAIAPFVVEVIPANMKSEEQVALAEEIYKNFQDNCIDVALDDRDERIGFKFKDGDLIGYPFKVVAGKKAAEGIVELKIRRTNETLEVSKDEVVLKVKELMKQY from the coding sequence ATGAGATTAAGTAAATATTATGTAAAAACTCTTAAGGAAACTCCTAAAGAGGCAGAAGTAATAAGTCATAAACTATTACTTAGATCAGGAATGATCAAAAGATTAGCAAGTGGAGTTTATACATACCTTCCTTTAGGTTTAAAAGCTTTAAAAAAAGTTGAAAACATTGTAAGAGAAGAGATGGATAGAGCAGGAGCTCAAGAGATATTCATGCCAGTGTTACAACCAGCAGAACTTTGGAAAGAAAGTGGAAGATGGGACGTAATGGGTGCTGAAATGATGAGAATTCAAGACAGACATTCAAGAGAGTTTGCATTAGGACCAACTCATGAAGAGGTAATAACAGATATTATTAGAAATGATATATCATCTTATAAGTCTTTACCATTAAACTTATATCAAATTCAAACTAAATTTAGAGATGAAAGAAGACCTAGATTTGGACTTATGAGAGGAAGAGAGTTTATGATGAAAGATGCATACTCATTCCATGCTAATAAAGAGTCTTTAGATGAAGAGTTTGAAAATATGAAGGCTGCTTATACAAGAGTATTTGAAAGATGTGGACTTAAATTTAGAGCAGTTGAGGCAGATTCAGGAGCGATTGGTGGAAGCGGATCGCAAGAGTTTCATGTTTTAGCAGAATCAGGAGAGGATGAAATCATTTATTGTACATCATGTGATTACGCTGCAAACGTTGAAACAGCAACAAGTACAATAGTTGAGTTGCCAAAAGCTGAAACTTTAGAGGTTAAATTAGTAGATACACCAAATGTATCAAAAATTGTTGATGTTGTGGAATACTTAAATGTTCCTGTAGAGCAAACTGTAAAAGCCATGATGTATAAAGATGTTGTAACAGATGATGTTTATATGGTTCTTATAAGAGGAGACTTTGAGGTTAATGAAGTTAAGTTAAAAAATATAATTGATACTATAGATGTTGTATTGTTAACTGATTCAGAACTTGAGAATTTAGGATTAGTAAAAGGATTTATAGGACCAGTTGGTGCTGATTTAACAAAAATAAAAGTTATAGCTGATAAGAGTATTGTAGGAATATCTAATCACACAGCAGGTGGAAATAAATTAGATACACATTATATAAACGTTAATTATGGAAGAGATTATGAGGCAGAAGTAGTTGCTGATGTAAGAACAGTAGTAGTTGGAGAAAAGTGTCCTAAGTGTGGAGGAGAGCTTGCAAGTGCAAGAGGAATCGAAAGTGGACATATATTTAAACTAGGAGATAAATACTCGAAAGCATTAAATGCATCATTCTTAGATGAAAATGGAAAGAGTCAAATTATGGAGATGGGATGTTATGGAATAGGAGTTTCTAGAACTATGGCATCAGCAATAGAGCAAAACAATGATGAAAATGGAATTATTTGGCCATCAGCAATAGCTCCATTTGTAGTTGAAGTAATACCAGCAAATATGAAATCTGAAGAACAAGTGGCATTAGCAGAAGAGATTTATAAAAATTTCCAAGATAATTGCATAGATGTAGCTTTAGATGATAGAGATGAAAGAATTGGATTTAAATTTAAAGATGGAGATTTAATTGGATATCCATTTAAAGTTGTAGCTGGTAAAAAAGCTGCTGAAGGAATTGTAGAGTTAAAAATTAGAAGAACTAATGAAACTTTAGAAGTTTCTAAAGATGAAGTTGTTTTAAAAGTAAAAGAATTAATGAAGCAGTATTAA
- a CDS encoding sigma-70 family RNA polymerase sigma factor: MIEKEDIILAQNGDEESIEKIIKEYQGAIYKNNRSFFLKGGDSDDLMQEGFIGLIKAIKSYDETRNACFSTFANLCIRRQMITAVKNHNSDKYKNLNLAMQGEGYSTQEESIHYSRPSLGFYSPEDIFLGKELVYLLTSFLEENLSTLEKNVFAYLCKEYTYVEIAGFLNEPPKKIDNTIQRIKKKILTYLGTYSK; the protein is encoded by the coding sequence ATGATTGAAAAAGAAGATATAATTTTAGCACAAAACGGAGATGAAGAATCAATTGAAAAAATTATCAAAGAGTATCAAGGAGCAATCTACAAAAATAATCGTTCATTTTTTCTCAAAGGTGGAGATAGTGACGATTTAATGCAAGAAGGTTTTATAGGGCTCATCAAAGCTATTAAATCTTATGATGAGACTAGGAACGCGTGTTTTAGTACTTTTGCAAATCTTTGTATTCGAAGACAAATGATTACAGCTGTTAAAAATCATAATTCTGATAAATACAAAAATTTAAATCTTGCTATGCAAGGAGAAGGTTATTCTACTCAAGAAGAAAGTATTCATTATTCACGTCCTTCCTTGGGATTTTATTCACCTGAAGATATCTTTTTAGGTAAAGAGTTAGTTTATCTACTAACTAGTTTCCTTGAAGAAAATCTAAGTACCCTAGAAAAAAATGTTTTTGCATACTTATGTAAAGAGTATACTTATGTTGAGATTGCTGGTTTTTTAAATGAACCTCCTAAAAAAATAGATAACACTATTCAAAGAATCAAAAAGAAAATTTTAACTTATCTTGGAACTTACTCAAAGTAA
- a CDS encoding ferritin family protein — MLDGISKKATDLDYAIQSLKEELQAVDDYNQRAEMAVDPELKEIMIHNRNEEMEHAVMIVEWLRRNQFEFGKEMEDYIFRQGKIVGIEAQLMGRNGGNEQTSESGEVVVDVKSLNIGSLKG, encoded by the coding sequence ATGTTGGATGGAATTAGTAAAAAAGCTACAGACTTAGACTATGCAATACAAAGTTTAAAGGAGGAATTACAAGCAGTTGATGATTATAATCAAAGAGCTGAAATGGCAGTAGATCCTGAACTTAAAGAGATTATGATTCATAATAGAAATGAAGAGATGGAGCATGCTGTTATGATAGTTGAATGGCTAAGAAGAAATCAATTTGAATTTGGAAAAGAGATGGAAGATTATATATTTAGACAAGGAAAAATTGTAGGAATAGAAGCTCAATTAATGGGAAGAAATGGTGGAAATGAACAAACTTCAGAAAGCGGTGAAGTAGTAGTAGATGTAAAATCATTAAATATAGGTTCATTAAAAGGATAA
- a CDS encoding family 1 encapsulin nanocompartment shell protein: MDFLKKELAPISSKVWKDIEERAKEVLTTQLSGRRFVKVTGPIGKEKGGVNTGRLTIYKKDDLSYGVYQTQPFVENRITFRLSRWELDNFERGARDIDYTNLDEALKKAAKFEEEALYFGLAEACIVGLLKDEKQALDFGKTEQETIKNLMYGVSKLRNTGFSKGPYALVVGLEKFIYLNMVNLNDSLAKRLEKILGTPIIVSNNITGALLVPYDNENIELVLGEDFSLGYQGHTNQEVELFITETFTFRILDDTRVVSYK; encoded by the coding sequence ATGGATTTTCTAAAAAAAGAGTTAGCACCAATTAGTAGTAAAGTTTGGAAAGATATAGAGGAGAGAGCAAAAGAGGTTTTAACAACTCAACTATCAGGAAGAAGATTTGTAAAAGTAACTGGACCTATTGGGAAAGAAAAAGGGGGAGTAAATACAGGTAGGTTAACAATATATAAAAAAGATGATTTAAGTTATGGTGTTTATCAAACACAACCTTTTGTAGAGAATAGAATAACTTTTAGATTAAGTAGATGGGAATTAGATAACTTTGAAAGAGGAGCTAGAGATATTGATTATACAAATTTAGACGAGGCTTTAAAAAAAGCAGCTAAATTTGAAGAAGAAGCTTTATATTTTGGATTAGCTGAAGCTTGTATAGTAGGATTATTAAAGGATGAGAAACAAGCCTTAGATTTTGGAAAAACTGAGCAAGAAACAATAAAAAATTTAATGTATGGAGTTTCTAAATTAAGAAATACAGGATTTAGTAAAGGGCCTTATGCGTTAGTTGTAGGTCTTGAAAAATTTATATATTTAAATATGGTAAATTTAAACGATTCATTAGCAAAAAGATTGGAAAAAATATTAGGTACACCAATAATAGTTTCAAACAATATAACTGGAGCATTATTAGTTCCTTACGATAATGAAAATATTGAGCTTGTATTAGGAGAAGATTTTTCTCTAGGATATCAAGGGCATACAAATCAAGAAGTAGAATTATTTATAACAGAAACATTCACATTTAGAATACTAGATGATACAAGAGTTGTAAGTTATAAATAG
- a CDS encoding porin family protein produces the protein MKKLTLLACSLFAFAAVAQAKEVAAPVTSSKEVVAEPVIIEEVVVAPVVENPWGFINLRAGWDFWSEYGDYTDTRNTAEPYGLGHKTKDFGGELAIEAYKSWDHLDLGLGVAYQHHMKRKTSGDISGAEFKSVPLYVTGRYDINYWDWAATPYIKANLGYSFNFDSKSINTPLGDVGTKVDDGLYWAAGVGVQYEDFNVDILYGTNYAKTKVNGDGFNDKFDNDYERVTLSVGYRFNIW, from the coding sequence ATGAAAAAATTAACACTTTTAGCATGTTCTTTATTCGCTTTTGCTGCTGTTGCTCAAGCAAAAGAAGTGGCTGCTCCTGTTACAAGTTCAAAAGAAGTTGTAGCTGAGCCTGTTATCATTGAAGAAGTTGTTGTAGCTCCTGTGGTTGAGAACCCTTGGGGATTCATTAACTTAAGAGCTGGATGGGATTTCTGGAGTGAGTATGGAGATTATACTGATACTAGAAATACTGCAGAACCTTACGGATTAGGACATAAAACTAAGGATTTTGGTGGAGAGTTAGCAATTGAGGCTTATAAATCTTGGGATCACTTAGATTTAGGTCTTGGTGTTGCTTACCAGCATCATATGAAAAGAAAAACTTCTGGTGATATTTCTGGAGCAGAGTTTAAATCAGTTCCTTTATACGTAACTGGTAGATATGATATAAATTATTGGGATTGGGCAGCTACTCCATATATCAAAGCTAACTTAGGTTACTCATTTAACTTTGATTCTAAGAGTATTAACACTCCACTTGGAGATGTTGGAACTAAAGTTGATGATGGTTTATATTGGGCAGCAGGTGTAGGAGTTCAATACGAAGACTTTAATGTAGATATTCTTTATGGTACTAACTATGCCAAAACTAAAGTTAATGGAGACGGATTTAATGATAAATTCGATAACGATTATGAGAGAGTTACTCTTTCTGTAGGTTATAGATTCAATATCTGGTAA
- a CDS encoding RluA family pseudouridine synthase — protein MEKYKEVIEIRVEEKDKGKRLDAFLNEFFEDATRSYIQKLIDNENVSIDNKSKTKSGNKLKGKEIIIVKIPEDEVLEVLPENIQIDIVYEDKDMVIINKDPGVIVHPAQGYYTGTLVNAVLYHIKDLSTINGVIRPGIVHRLDKDTSGLIVIAKNDIAHVKLTDMFKDKTIEKRYVCICKGNFKNIIGRIETLIGRDSKDRKKMAVVTENGKIAITNYEVIDSVQGFSLVDVGIETGRTHQIRVHMKSLNHPILGDAVYGSSSDLIKRQMLHSYYLKFNHPITGKEMVILGELKEDFKDVAKRLKLDINKIVRLQK, from the coding sequence ATGGAAAAATATAAAGAAGTTATAGAAATAAGGGTTGAAGAAAAAGATAAGGGTAAAAGATTAGATGCTTTTTTAAATGAATTTTTTGAAGATGCTACGAGAAGTTATATTCAAAAATTAATTGATAATGAGAATGTGTCAATAGATAATAAATCAAAAACAAAAAGCGGGAATAAGCTTAAAGGGAAAGAAATAATAATAGTGAAAATTCCTGAAGACGAAGTACTTGAAGTGTTACCTGAAAATATTCAAATAGATATAGTATATGAAGATAAAGATATGGTCATAATTAATAAGGATCCAGGAGTAATTGTTCATCCAGCTCAAGGATACTATACAGGAACTTTGGTGAATGCAGTTCTTTATCATATAAAGGATTTATCAACAATAAATGGAGTTATCCGACCTGGAATTGTTCATAGATTAGATAAAGATACAAGTGGATTAATAGTTATAGCAAAGAATGATATAGCTCATGTAAAATTAACAGATATGTTTAAAGATAAAACTATTGAAAAAAGATATGTTTGTATCTGTAAAGGAAATTTTAAAAATATAATTGGTAGAATAGAAACTTTAATTGGTAGAGATTCTAAAGATAGAAAAAAAATGGCTGTTGTAACAGAAAATGGAAAAATAGCGATAACTAATTATGAAGTTATCGATAGTGTACAGGGATTCTCTTTAGTAGATGTAGGAATAGAAACAGGTAGAACTCATCAAATAAGGGTGCATATGAAAAGTTTAAATCACCCTATTTTAGGGGATGCAGTTTATGGAAGTAGTTCAGACTTGATAAAGAGACAAATGCTTCACTCTTACTATTTAAAATTTAATCACCCCATAACAGGAAAAGAGATGGTGATTTTAGGAGAATTGAAAGAGGATTTTAAAGATGTAGCGAAGAGATTAAAATTAGATATAAATAAGATAGTAAGATTACAGAAATAA
- a CDS encoding ribonuclease HII, with protein sequence MDIKNIMYLFDLENGDIIGVDEAGRGPLAGPVVAAVAKLKKYDEKLEKINDSKKLTEKVREELFDIIMENFDIGIGIASVDEIDEINILNATFLAMRRAIEEIEKKVKFEKILVDGNHRIREYIGEQLPVIKGDSKSLSIAAASIIAKVTRDRMMLEIAKLYPEYTFEKHKGYGTKAHREMILEKGPIDKIHRKSFLKKILGE encoded by the coding sequence ATGGATATAAAAAATATAATGTATCTCTTTGATTTAGAAAATGGAGATATTATAGGGGTAGATGAAGCTGGAAGAGGTCCATTAGCAGGACCAGTAGTTGCAGCAGTAGCTAAATTAAAAAAGTATGACGAGAAGTTAGAAAAGATAAATGATTCTAAAAAATTAACTGAAAAAGTTAGGGAAGAACTTTTTGATATTATTATGGAAAACTTTGATATAGGTATAGGGATTGCTAGTGTGGATGAAATAGATGAGATAAATATATTGAATGCTACTTTTTTAGCAATGAGAAGAGCAATAGAAGAGATAGAAAAAAAGGTAAAGTTTGAAAAAATTTTGGTAGATGGTAATCATAGAATTAGAGAATATATTGGAGAGCAATTACCTGTGATAAAAGGCGATTCAAAAAGTTTGTCTATCGCAGCAGCTTCAATTATAGCGAAAGTTACTAGAGATAGAATGATGTTAGAAATAGCAAAGCTTTATCCAGAGTATACTTTTGAAAAACATAAAGGTTATGGAACAAAAGCTCATCGTGAAATGATATTAGAAAAAGGACCTATTGATAAAATTCATAGAAAAAGTTTTTTAAAGAAAATTTTAGGAGAGTAA
- a CDS encoding YraN family protein: MNKRNKGKIYEEKGKEYLENTGVKVLSMNYQGSFGEIDIIGYDETTLVFFEVKYRKNLSFGMPQEAIDKKKMKKIYITAKEFIRKNRLENEKIRFDAVVFLGEKIEWIKNIFWGDELGL; this comes from the coding sequence ATGAATAAAAGAAACAAGGGTAAAATTTATGAAGAAAAAGGTAAAGAATATTTAGAGAATACTGGAGTAAAAGTGTTATCTATGAATTATCAAGGTTCCTTTGGAGAAATAGATATAATCGGATATGATGAAACAACCCTTGTTTTTTTTGAAGTTAAATATAGAAAAAATTTATCTTTTGGAATGCCACAAGAAGCAATAGATAAAAAAAAGATGAAAAAGATATATATAACTGCAAAAGAATTTATAAGAAAAAATAGATTAGAAAATGAAAAAATAAGATTTGATGCAGTAGTTTTTCTAGGTGAAAAAATAGAGTGGATTAAGAATATTTTTTGGGGTGATGAACTTGGATTATAA
- a CDS encoding zinc ribbon domain-containing protein, with product MNLDYKCLKCGSDRYIVKTAVIPEKSPGLKIEIGTYYIKTCVECGYTEFYSAKIVDKEFAKNKKGKKYAKATP from the coding sequence ATGAACTTGGATTATAAATGTTTAAAATGTGGAAGTGATAGATATATAGTCAAAACTGCAGTGATACCAGAAAAAAGCCCTGGATTAAAAATAGAGATTGGAACGTATTATATAAAAACTTGTGTAGAATGCGGCTATACTGAGTTTTACTCAGCAAAAATAGTAGATAAAGAGTTTGCAAAAAATAAAAAAGGTAAGAAATATGCTAAAGCAACTCCTTAG